From a region of the Osmia lignaria lignaria isolate PbOS001 chromosome 10, iyOsmLign1, whole genome shotgun sequence genome:
- the LOC117609763 gene encoding uncharacterized protein LOC117609763 isoform X2: MSYAEHGPRIFLANKYNAGTPLIYGDYVLPKKRLEGRLKLYDSCSDIRAWSPNYLENSRYFRELNENGSPIGKIIPFHVVIDNIIHLNSQAQNELQIVKEELQKYKCLKLSPKQEQQLHSFENKEEMKKRLQNDNCTTSFPLRDAFVDISKSVATINSNSCLSIHIPYKGHFQNNIKDESTLRNRSNEVCPYSLTAYDSSLNNSNLVPSFRCIKSFLTEDFSEKPLPCIKCIDVAVQVEMEMCNAGKIDSQMAKYFNKSSTKSVMSQTSFAYKYSDEDNSMTETGSSSLQTNNDKEHSFECDASCSESSQNSETTIEFCTEMQAESNLDLHQRIHKGIIIQTESKIIALEHELCVRDADLKELQDVKNDLEKSLQEKEDYIKTQQENLKLLYDRLLKLHQQHNYEIENLKQKLRDYKYLIEQLQQDLSNKYETCHLQSQEIEKLKLCVKDVAMLQLEKTSYIEKLQEMEQSVKKAKTCNLALQQIKSILQEKNELKKENYEQCHILIDQEEEINQLINEISIAYEEQRKTKDILENLKAEIHNKDIKISQYEKELLSMKQEISDFFNNLKHALNNLEELNGLCEDVYNCTNCELDINEEANNVLQNINTIMTRFQSYKIESQNLVQEIENLKRCIENNKQQIHLDQNFRNIIDEDFYYEPDINLKNTSGKDNMIVLNIKQDKSSTNEIELEEVSNSVNSKNSLCTTSHNLDIYKHKTECHNYIIKLDNKTNIDKVEKEIIEYFSQSLIKLHSLTQKLKIYVETERPFVIKLIYKLHEILEDIQSAVNISQDITLRKLRISKLYSQHKEEYVKYNSCVEEVPTDLFKIQNRINEFIEAILYQLLNEILRIEQESLHNRKINCAFEMYFKSCIDRVNKVVQGAGDQRIQIVDVIEKQQRELQEKDTEIAQLKKEIAEHLERRRGEGDCLNQQEFEKSIAIKQELSKVITELNNKNALISELKGQLQIFKNELKRKNKNLYNIKNKLWKECQQTRKRLTMKNLEIKNLYKKLHNLSKINDLNNAMENELSKMKKELSDIQLKNSIILEEQKEEIRKRNTIISQKDETIVILKNRLEKNETISSREIGEHEIVVKEKEDEIVKLQNENKLLGEKLKDNESKFIRMNQTITSLTEQRDKINIIYVVQEDLAKLDKNKEKLKVELNSLKVQLVNDQNNNKKLDTDLGIILHENEILQKYVEYWKNENSELTMKLCNKISEEKLKSQLYALSNNILQKLEILKKQCTSEENLANLQFSEHSLNKCTIHQDEIMPLTTNYINRDFKLKTNNQEREIKENEIEEVELRQLLNTANITKNINTTSCTMFKQFESSENNNRKMKYKTISFENVHYEDQNEIENSLNEIEIRDCKIRNYTETIEQLTQENMDLRAVLKSQAEYQNKLTLMKKNYDSSLKAVNERHKKNIEILQTQFEDNLKSERIFDSENWLQSLNMKELMELNERISVIINSNSNLMCAKNKNQCFYENDVHKEFYTKIDEIEEKIEMRPKNIYGREQTNTRLEKQWPLTIFNDIQNYPTLQRQDDKLSLEHSIRYRYCEEKPSELENKYEKEKQVEKDSTEQCHKLQETEHLR; this comes from the exons ATGTCTTATGCAGAACATGGTCCACGAATTTTTTTAGCTAATAAATATAACGCTGGAACACCACTGATATACGGTGATTATGTTTTGCCAAAAAAACGATTGGAAGGTCGATTAAAACTTTATGATTCTTGTTCAGATATTAGAGCATGGAGTCCGAACTATTTAGAAAATTCACGTTATTTTCGTGAACTCAATGAAAATGGTTCACCA attggaaaaataataccaTTTCATGTTGTGATTGATAATATAATTCATCTGAATTCACAAGCTCAAAATGAACTTCAGATAGTTAAAGAAGAATTGCAAAAATATAAATGTCTTAAACTTTCTCCTAAACAAGAACAACAATTACACAGTTTC gaaaataaagaagaaatgaagaaacggTTGCAAAATGATAATTGTACTACATCATTTCCTTTAAGGGATGCATTTGTTGATATTAGTAAATCAGTAGCTACAATTAATTCAAATTCATGTTTATCAATTCATATACCCTATAAAggtcattttcaaaataatataaaagatgAATCAACTTTACGAAATCGATCAAACGAAGTGTGTCCTTATTCTTTAACCGCATATGATTCatctttaaataattctaatttagTACCATCGTTTCGATGTATTAAATCATTTCTCACTGAAG ATTTTAGTGAAAAACCATTACCCTGTATAAAATGTATCGATGTAGCTGTACAA GTAGAAATGGAAATGTGCAATGCAGGAAAGATAGATAGTCAAATggctaaatatttcaataaaagttCAACTAAATCT gtAATGTCACAAACTTCATTTGCTTACAAGTACAGCGATGAAGATAATAGTATGACAGAAACAGGCAGTAGTAGTTTACAGACAAATAATGATAAAGAACATAGTTTTGAATGTGATGCATCTTGTAGTGAAAGTTCACAAAATAGTGAAACTACAATAGAATTTTGTACTGAAATGCAAGCAGAATCGAATCTTGATTTACATCAAAGGATTCATAAAGgaattattattcaaacagAATCAAAAATCATTGCTTTAGAACATGAATTATGT GTGAGAGATGCTGATTTAAAAGAACTACAAGATGTGAAAAATGATTTGGAAAAATCATTGCAAGAAAAGGAAGATTATATCAAAACTCAACAAGAGAATCTTAAA ttattatatgACCGACTATTGAAATTACATCAGCAACATaattatgaaatagaaaatttaaaacaaaag CTCCGtgattacaaatatttaatagaacAACTCCAACAAGATCTATCTAATAAATATGAAACTTGTCATTTACAATCACAAGAAATAGAAAAGCTTAAATTATGTGTTAAAGATGTAGCAATGCTACAGTTGGAGAAAACTTCCTATATA gaAAAATTACAAGAAATGGAACAATCAGTTAAAAAAGCTAAAACGTGCAATTTAGCATTGCAACAAATAAAAAGTATCTTGCAAGAGAAAAATgaacttaaaaaagaaaattatgaacAATGTCATATATTGAtagatcaagaagaagaaataaatcaattaataaatgaaatatctaTCGCATATGAAGAACAG agaAAGACAAAAgatatattagaaaatttaaaggCTGAGATTCATAATAAGGATATTAAAATTTCTCAATATGAGAAAGAATTACTTTCTATGAAACAAGAAATTAGtgacttttttaataatttgaaacatgCTTTAAACAATTTGGAAGAACTCAATGGATTATGTGAAGATGTTTATAACTGTACAAACTGTGAACTGGATATTAATGAAGAAGCAAACAATGTGTTGCAAAATATAAATACTATTATGACAAGATTCCAGAGTTATAAAATAGAAAGTCAAAATCTTGtacaagaaatagaaaatttaaagcgttgtatagaaaataataaacaacaaattcatcTCGATCAGAATTTCAGAAACATAATTGACGAAGACTTTTATTACGAACCtgacataaatttaaaaaatacaa GTGGAAAGGACAACATGATTGTCCTAAATATCAAACAAGATAAAAGTAGTACAAATGAAATAGAATTGGAAGAAGTTTCTAATTCTGTTAACAGTAAAAATTCCTTATGCACAACAAGCCACAATTTAGATATCTATAAACATAAAACt GAATGTCACAATTACATTATCAAACTGGATAATAAGACTAATATCGAtaaagtagaaaaagaaatcattgaGTATTTTTCACAGTCTCTAATTAAACTTCATTCCCTTActcagaaattaaaaatatatgtagaaACTGAGCGTCCCTTTGTAATTAAACTAATTTATAAACTCCATGAAATTCTGGAAGATATTCAATCAGCTGTTAATATCTCTCAAG ATATTACATTGAGGAAGCTACGTATTTCTAAATTATATAgccaacataaagaagaatatgTAAAGTACAATTCTTGTGTTGAAGAAGTACCCACTGATTtattcaaaatacaaaatagaataaatgaatttattgaaGCCATTCTAtatcaattattaaatgaaatattacgcATAGAACAAGAAAGTTTACATAACAGGAAAATTAATTGTGCGtttgaaatgtatttcaaaTCTTGTATCGATCGAGTGAATAAAGTCGTTCAAG GTGCTGGAGATCAACGCATACAAATAGTTGACGTAATTGAAAAGCAGCAAAGAGAGTTGCAAGAAAAGGATACAGAAATAGCTcaattaaagaaagaaatagcAGAACATttagaaagaagaagaggggAAGGTGATTGTTTAAATCAACAGGAATTTGAAAAGAGCATTGCAATTAAACAAGAATTATCAAAAGTGATTACAgaacttaataataaaaatgcacTTATATCAGAATTAAAAGGTCAgcttcaaatatttaaaaacgaattgaagagaaaaaataagaatttgtacaatattaaaaataaattatggaaAGAATGTCAACAGACAAGGAAAcggttaacaatgaaaaatttagaaattaagaatttatacaAGAAGCTTCACAATCTCtctaaaataaatgatttaaataatgCTATGGAAAACGAACTttcaaaaatgaagaaaga atTATCTGACATTCAACTTAAAAACAGCATCATCCTAGaagaacagaaagaagaaattaGGAAAAGAAATACGATTATTTCCCAAAAAGATGAAACTATAGTTATCTTAAAAAATAGacttgaaaaaaatgaaaccaTTTCATCTCGAGAAATCGGGGAACATGAAATTGTAGTAAAAGAAAAGGAGGATGAAATTGTAAAactacaaaatgaaaataaattgttaggtgaaaaattaaaagataatgAGAGTAAATTCATCAGAATGAATCAAACAATTACGTCTTTAACAGAACAACGTGACAAAATTAATATCATATATGTGGTGCAAGAAGATCTTGCAAAATTAgacaaaaataaggaaaaattgAAGGTTGAGCTTAACAGCTTGAAAGTGCAACTTGTAAATGAtcaaaataacaataaaaaactTGATACTGATTTAGGCATAATTCTACATGAAAATgagattttacaaaaatatgtaGAATACTGGAAAAATGAAAACTCTGAATTAACAATGAAACTCTGTAATAAAATTTCCGAAGAAAAACTAAAAAGCCAATTATATGCTCTTTCCAATAATATACTTCAAAAGCTTGAAATCCTTAAAAAGCAATGTACTTCAGAAGAAAATTTAGCAAATCTTCAATTTAGTGAACACTCGCTGAATAAATGcaca ATACATCAAGATGAGATAATGCCATTAACAACGAATTATATAAATagagattttaaattaaaaactaataatcaggaaagagaaataaaggaaaatgaaatagaGGAAGTTGAATTGCGACAACTACTAAATACTGcaaatataacaaaaaatataaatacaactaGTTGTACAATGTTTAAACAGTTTGAATCTTCAGAAAATAACAACaggaaaatgaaatacaaaacgaTATCTTTCGAAAATGTGCACTATGAAGatcaaaatgaaattgaaaattcactaaatgaaattgaaattagagattgcaaaataagaaattatacaGAAACCATAGAACAATTAACACAAGAAAACATGGACCTTCGTGCTGTTCTTAAA TCTCAAGCAGAGtatcaaaataaattaacattaatgaagaaaaattaCGACAGCAGTTTAAAGGCAGTGAATGAAAGgcataaaaaaaatatcgaaattttACAAACTCAGTTCGAAGACAATTTAAAAAGTGAAAGAATTTTTGATTCGGAAAACTGGTTGCAG tcacTAAACATGAAAGAATTAATGGAACTTAACGAACGGATAAGCGTAATTATTAATAGCAATTCAAATTTAATGtgtgcaaaaaataaaaatcagtgTTTTTACGAAAATGATGTACACAaggaattttatacaaaaattgatgaaatagaagaaaagatagaaatgaGGCCAAAAAATATATATGGAAGAG aACAAACTAATACACGATTAGAAAAGCAATGGCCACTTACCATTTTTAATGATATACAAAATTATCCAACTTTACAAAGACAAGATGATAAACTTAGTTTGGAGCACAGTATTAG ATATCGTTATTGCGAAGAAAAGCCCTCAGAACTGGAAAAcaaatatgaaaaagaaaaacaagtaGAAAAAGATAGTACT GAACAATGCCATAAACTTCAAGAAACGGAGCATCTTCGATAG
- the LOC117609763 gene encoding uncharacterized protein LOC117609763 isoform X3, with amino-acid sequence MSYAEHGPRIFLANKYNAGTPLIYGDYVLPKKRLEGRLKLYDSCSDIRAWSPNYLENSRYFRELNENGSPIGKIIPFHVVIDNIIHLNSQAQNELQIVKEELQKYKCLKLSPKQEQQLHSFENKEEMKKRLQNDNCTTSFPLRDAFVDISKSVATINSNSCLSIHIPYKGHFQNNIKDESTLRNRSNEVCPYSLTAYDSSLNNSNLVPSFRCIKSFLTEEMEMCNAGKIDSQMAKYFNKSSTKSVMSQTSFAYKYSDEDNSMTETGSSSLQTNNDKEHSFECDASCSESSQNSETTIEFCTEMQAESNLDLHQRIHKGIIIQTESKIIALEHELCVRDADLKELQDVKNDLEKSLQEKEDYIKTQQENLKLLYDRLLKLHQQHNYEIENLKQKLRDYKYLIEQLQQDLSNKYETCHLQSQEIEKLKLCVKDVAMLQLEKTSYIEKLQEMEQSVKKAKTCNLALQQIKSILQEKNELKKENYEQCHILIDQEEEINQLINEISIAYEEQRKTKDILENLKAEIHNKDIKISQYEKELLSMKQEISDFFNNLKHALNNLEELNGLCEDVYNCTNCELDINEEANNVLQNINTIMTRFQSYKIESQNLVQEIENLKRCIENNKQQIHLDQNFRNIIDEDFYYEPDINLKNTSGKDNMIVLNIKQDKSSTNEIELEEVSNSVNSKNSLCTTSHNLDIYKHKTECHNYIIKLDNKTNIDKVEKEIIEYFSQSLIKLHSLTQKLKIYVETERPFVIKLIYKLHEILEDIQSAVNISQDITLRKLRISKLYSQHKEEYVKYNSCVEEVPTDLFKIQNRINEFIEAILYQLLNEILRIEQESLHNRKINCAFEMYFKSCIDRVNKVVQGAGDQRIQIVDVIEKQQRELQEKDTEIAQLKKEIAEHLERRRGEGDCLNQQEFEKSIAIKQELSKVITELNNKNALISELKGQLQIFKNELKRKNKNLYNIKNKLWKECQQTRKRLTMKNLEIKNLYKKLHNLSKINDLNNAMENELSKMKKELSDIQLKNSIILEEQKEEIRKRNTIISQKDETIVILKNRLEKNETISSREIGEHEIVVKEKEDEIVKLQNENKLLGEKLKDNESKFIRMNQTITSLTEQRDKINIIYVVQEDLAKLDKNKEKLKVELNSLKVQLVNDQNNNKKLDTDLGIILHENEILQKYVEYWKNENSELTMKLCNKISEEKLKSQLYALSNNILQKLEILKKQCTSEENLANLQFSEHSLNKCTIHQDEIMPLTTNYINRDFKLKTNNQEREIKENEIEEVELRQLLNTANITKNINTTSCTMFKQFESSENNNRKMKYKTISFENVHYEDQNEIENSLNEIEIRDCKIRNYTETIEQLTQENMDLRAVLKSQAEYQNKLTLMKKNYDSSLKAVNERHKKNIEILQTQFEDNLKSERIFDSENWLQSLNMKELMELNERISVIINSNSNLMCAKNKNQCFYENDVHKEFYTKIDEIEEKIEMRPKNIYGREQTNTRLEKQWPLTIFNDIQNYPTLQRQDDKLSLEHSIRYRYCEEKPSELENKYEKEKQVEKDSTFDQQRWNFIKQCSAYHKLSTTYEYSRTIHTD; translated from the exons ATGTCTTATGCAGAACATGGTCCACGAATTTTTTTAGCTAATAAATATAACGCTGGAACACCACTGATATACGGTGATTATGTTTTGCCAAAAAAACGATTGGAAGGTCGATTAAAACTTTATGATTCTTGTTCAGATATTAGAGCATGGAGTCCGAACTATTTAGAAAATTCACGTTATTTTCGTGAACTCAATGAAAATGGTTCACCA attggaaaaataataccaTTTCATGTTGTGATTGATAATATAATTCATCTGAATTCACAAGCTCAAAATGAACTTCAGATAGTTAAAGAAGAATTGCAAAAATATAAATGTCTTAAACTTTCTCCTAAACAAGAACAACAATTACACAGTTTC gaaaataaagaagaaatgaagaaacggTTGCAAAATGATAATTGTACTACATCATTTCCTTTAAGGGATGCATTTGTTGATATTAGTAAATCAGTAGCTACAATTAATTCAAATTCATGTTTATCAATTCATATACCCTATAAAggtcattttcaaaataatataaaagatgAATCAACTTTACGAAATCGATCAAACGAAGTGTGTCCTTATTCTTTAACCGCATATGATTCatctttaaataattctaatttagTACCATCGTTTCGATGTATTAAATCATTTCTCACTGAAG AAATGGAAATGTGCAATGCAGGAAAGATAGATAGTCAAATggctaaatatttcaataaaagttCAACTAAATCT gtAATGTCACAAACTTCATTTGCTTACAAGTACAGCGATGAAGATAATAGTATGACAGAAACAGGCAGTAGTAGTTTACAGACAAATAATGATAAAGAACATAGTTTTGAATGTGATGCATCTTGTAGTGAAAGTTCACAAAATAGTGAAACTACAATAGAATTTTGTACTGAAATGCAAGCAGAATCGAATCTTGATTTACATCAAAGGATTCATAAAGgaattattattcaaacagAATCAAAAATCATTGCTTTAGAACATGAATTATGT GTGAGAGATGCTGATTTAAAAGAACTACAAGATGTGAAAAATGATTTGGAAAAATCATTGCAAGAAAAGGAAGATTATATCAAAACTCAACAAGAGAATCTTAAA ttattatatgACCGACTATTGAAATTACATCAGCAACATaattatgaaatagaaaatttaaaacaaaag CTCCGtgattacaaatatttaatagaacAACTCCAACAAGATCTATCTAATAAATATGAAACTTGTCATTTACAATCACAAGAAATAGAAAAGCTTAAATTATGTGTTAAAGATGTAGCAATGCTACAGTTGGAGAAAACTTCCTATATA gaAAAATTACAAGAAATGGAACAATCAGTTAAAAAAGCTAAAACGTGCAATTTAGCATTGCAACAAATAAAAAGTATCTTGCAAGAGAAAAATgaacttaaaaaagaaaattatgaacAATGTCATATATTGAtagatcaagaagaagaaataaatcaattaataaatgaaatatctaTCGCATATGAAGAACAG agaAAGACAAAAgatatattagaaaatttaaaggCTGAGATTCATAATAAGGATATTAAAATTTCTCAATATGAGAAAGAATTACTTTCTATGAAACAAGAAATTAGtgacttttttaataatttgaaacatgCTTTAAACAATTTGGAAGAACTCAATGGATTATGTGAAGATGTTTATAACTGTACAAACTGTGAACTGGATATTAATGAAGAAGCAAACAATGTGTTGCAAAATATAAATACTATTATGACAAGATTCCAGAGTTATAAAATAGAAAGTCAAAATCTTGtacaagaaatagaaaatttaaagcgttgtatagaaaataataaacaacaaattcatcTCGATCAGAATTTCAGAAACATAATTGACGAAGACTTTTATTACGAACCtgacataaatttaaaaaatacaa GTGGAAAGGACAACATGATTGTCCTAAATATCAAACAAGATAAAAGTAGTACAAATGAAATAGAATTGGAAGAAGTTTCTAATTCTGTTAACAGTAAAAATTCCTTATGCACAACAAGCCACAATTTAGATATCTATAAACATAAAACt GAATGTCACAATTACATTATCAAACTGGATAATAAGACTAATATCGAtaaagtagaaaaagaaatcattgaGTATTTTTCACAGTCTCTAATTAAACTTCATTCCCTTActcagaaattaaaaatatatgtagaaACTGAGCGTCCCTTTGTAATTAAACTAATTTATAAACTCCATGAAATTCTGGAAGATATTCAATCAGCTGTTAATATCTCTCAAG ATATTACATTGAGGAAGCTACGTATTTCTAAATTATATAgccaacataaagaagaatatgTAAAGTACAATTCTTGTGTTGAAGAAGTACCCACTGATTtattcaaaatacaaaatagaataaatgaatttattgaaGCCATTCTAtatcaattattaaatgaaatattacgcATAGAACAAGAAAGTTTACATAACAGGAAAATTAATTGTGCGtttgaaatgtatttcaaaTCTTGTATCGATCGAGTGAATAAAGTCGTTCAAG GTGCTGGAGATCAACGCATACAAATAGTTGACGTAATTGAAAAGCAGCAAAGAGAGTTGCAAGAAAAGGATACAGAAATAGCTcaattaaagaaagaaatagcAGAACATttagaaagaagaagaggggAAGGTGATTGTTTAAATCAACAGGAATTTGAAAAGAGCATTGCAATTAAACAAGAATTATCAAAAGTGATTACAgaacttaataataaaaatgcacTTATATCAGAATTAAAAGGTCAgcttcaaatatttaaaaacgaattgaagagaaaaaataagaatttgtacaatattaaaaataaattatggaaAGAATGTCAACAGACAAGGAAAcggttaacaatgaaaaatttagaaattaagaatttatacaAGAAGCTTCACAATCTCtctaaaataaatgatttaaataatgCTATGGAAAACGAACTttcaaaaatgaagaaaga atTATCTGACATTCAACTTAAAAACAGCATCATCCTAGaagaacagaaagaagaaattaGGAAAAGAAATACGATTATTTCCCAAAAAGATGAAACTATAGTTATCTTAAAAAATAGacttgaaaaaaatgaaaccaTTTCATCTCGAGAAATCGGGGAACATGAAATTGTAGTAAAAGAAAAGGAGGATGAAATTGTAAAactacaaaatgaaaataaattgttaggtgaaaaattaaaagataatgAGAGTAAATTCATCAGAATGAATCAAACAATTACGTCTTTAACAGAACAACGTGACAAAATTAATATCATATATGTGGTGCAAGAAGATCTTGCAAAATTAgacaaaaataaggaaaaattgAAGGTTGAGCTTAACAGCTTGAAAGTGCAACTTGTAAATGAtcaaaataacaataaaaaactTGATACTGATTTAGGCATAATTCTACATGAAAATgagattttacaaaaatatgtaGAATACTGGAAAAATGAAAACTCTGAATTAACAATGAAACTCTGTAATAAAATTTCCGAAGAAAAACTAAAAAGCCAATTATATGCTCTTTCCAATAATATACTTCAAAAGCTTGAAATCCTTAAAAAGCAATGTACTTCAGAAGAAAATTTAGCAAATCTTCAATTTAGTGAACACTCGCTGAATAAATGcaca ATACATCAAGATGAGATAATGCCATTAACAACGAATTATATAAATagagattttaaattaaaaactaataatcaggaaagagaaataaaggaaaatgaaatagaGGAAGTTGAATTGCGACAACTACTAAATACTGcaaatataacaaaaaatataaatacaactaGTTGTACAATGTTTAAACAGTTTGAATCTTCAGAAAATAACAACaggaaaatgaaatacaaaacgaTATCTTTCGAAAATGTGCACTATGAAGatcaaaatgaaattgaaaattcactaaatgaaattgaaattagagattgcaaaataagaaattatacaGAAACCATAGAACAATTAACACAAGAAAACATGGACCTTCGTGCTGTTCTTAAA TCTCAAGCAGAGtatcaaaataaattaacattaatgaagaaaaattaCGACAGCAGTTTAAAGGCAGTGAATGAAAGgcataaaaaaaatatcgaaattttACAAACTCAGTTCGAAGACAATTTAAAAAGTGAAAGAATTTTTGATTCGGAAAACTGGTTGCAG tcacTAAACATGAAAGAATTAATGGAACTTAACGAACGGATAAGCGTAATTATTAATAGCAATTCAAATTTAATGtgtgcaaaaaataaaaatcagtgTTTTTACGAAAATGATGTACACAaggaattttatacaaaaattgatgaaatagaagaaaagatagaaatgaGGCCAAAAAATATATATGGAAGAG aACAAACTAATACACGATTAGAAAAGCAATGGCCACTTACCATTTTTAATGATATACAAAATTATCCAACTTTACAAAGACAAGATGATAAACTTAGTTTGGAGCACAGTATTAG ATATCGTTATTGCGAAGAAAAGCCCTCAGAACTGGAAAAcaaatatgaaaaagaaaaacaagtaGAAAAAGATAGTACT TTTGATCAACAAAGATGGAATTTTATAAAGCAATGTAGCGCATACCATAAATTGAGCACCACTTACGAATATTCGCGGACTATTCACACagattaa